One genomic window of Euleptes europaea isolate rEulEur1 chromosome 8, rEulEur1.hap1, whole genome shotgun sequence includes the following:
- the LOC130481668 gene encoding ADP/ATP translocase 3-like: MADQAISFAKDFLAGGVAAAISKTAVAPIERVKLLLQVQHASKQIAAEKQYKGIIDCVVRIPKEQGALSFWRGNLANVIRYFPTQALNFAFKDKYKQVFLGGVDKHTQFWKYFAGNLASGGAAGATSLCFVYPLDFARTRLAADVGKAGADREFTGLGNCLVKIFRSDGLRGLYQGFNVSVQGIIIYRAAYFGVYDTAKGMLPDPRNTHIVISWMIAQTVTVVAGMVSYPFDTVRRRMMMQSGRKAADIMYSGTIDCWKKIARDEGGKAFFKGAWSNVLQGTGGAFLLVLYDEFKKLI; encoded by the coding sequence ATGGCAGACCAGGCCATCTCCTTCGCCAAGGACTTCCTAGCAGGCGGCGTGGCCGCGGCGATCAGCAAGACGGCAGTGGCGCCTATCGAGCGGGTCAAGCTGTTGCTCCAGGTACAACATGCAAGTAAACAGATTGCTGCTGAGAAACAGTACAAAGGAATTATTGATTGTGTAGTTCGCATTCCAAAAGAGCAAGGAGCATTATCCTTTTGGCGTGGAAACTTGGCCAATGTCATCAGATACTTCCCCACTCAGGCACTCAACTTTGCCTTCAAGGATAAGTATAAGCAAGTGTTCTTGGGTGGAgtagacaaacacacacaattctgGAAGTATTTTGCTGGTAATTTGGCTTCTGGAGGTGCAGCTGGAGCTACATCTCTCTGCTTTGTCTACCCATTGGATTTTGCAAGAACCCGTCTGGCTGCTGATGTTGGAAAGGCTGGTGCTGACAGAGAATTCACCGGTTTGGGCAACTGTCTAGTGAAAATTTTCAGGTCTGATGGCCTACGTGGCTTATATCAAGGGTTCAATGTCTCTGTCCAGGGTATAATCATCTACAGAGCTGCCTACTTTGGAGTTTATGACACCGCAAAAGGTATGCTTCCAGATCCTCGAAACACACATATTGTGATAAGCTGGATGATTGCACAGACTGTAACTGTAGTAGCTGGTATGGTCTCCTATCCCTTTGACACAGTGCGCCGTCGTATGATGATGCAGTCTGGGCgtaaagcagctgacatcatgtACTCTGGAACTATTGACTGTTGGAAGAAGATAGCAAGAGATGAAGGTGGAAAAGCTTTCTTCAAGGGCGCGTGGTCTAATGTCCTTCAAGGCACGGGTGGTGCTTTTCTTCTTGTGTTGTATGATGAATTCAAAAAATTAATCTAA